The following coding sequences are from one Neovison vison isolate M4711 chromosome X, ASM_NN_V1, whole genome shotgun sequence window:
- the LOC122897647 gene encoding protein FAM156A/FAM156B-like isoform X1, with protein sequence MSGFFWPCTSLATFIFFLPSFLSRPKDQVALCDHRLHLSMDPVQKCNSTLTPESSPMISEETSREVTVASPPSFSELLMMGLGDLKTGVGTKHPAPLPEGLLQQRYRDEKTLQERRWERSASPQRKRTLLGHMRRRHLDHVAPYRVERKARISSLGDRDQNRFRCECRYCQSHRPSVSGMPAERKGAPHPSSWDTLVQGLSGLTLSLGTSRPGLLPDGVLQQQEREEKLQREIQQESKRMFQRLLKQWLKEN encoded by the coding sequence ccttccttcctgtctagACCCAAGGACCAGGTGGCGCTGTGTGATCACCGACTACACCTCTCCATGGATCCAGTCCAGAAATGTAACTCCACGTTGACCCCTGAATCTTCCCCAATGATCTCTGAAGAGACTTCCCGAGAAGTCACAGtagcctcccctccttccttctcagaaCTGCTGATGATGGGCCTCGGTGACCTCAAAACCGGTGTGGGCACAAAACACCCTGCCCCTCTGCCAGAGGGGCTGCTCCAGCAGCGGTACAGGGATGAGAAAACCCTCCAAGAGAGGCGGTGGGAAAGGTCAGCGTCCCCTCAGAGGAAGAGAACCCTTCTGGGGCACATGAGACGGCGACACCTCGATCACGTGGCACCTTACCGGGTCGAGAGGAAGGCCAGGATCTCTTCCTTGGGGGACAGAGATCAGAACAGATTCAGATGTGAATGTCGATACTGCCAGAGCCACAGGCCCAGTGTCTCTGGGATGCCTGCAGAGAGGAAAGGGGCCCCGCATCCTTCCTCCTGGGACACACTGGTGCAGGGCCTCAGTGGCTTGACCCTCAGCCTGGGGACCAGCCGGCCCGGCCTTCTGCCCGATGGGGTGCTCCAACagcaggaaagagaggagaaactCCAACGGGAGATACAGCAGGAAAGCAAAAGAATGTTCCAGAGGCTCCTAAAGCAGTGGTtgaaagaaaactga
- the LOC122897647 gene encoding protein FAM156A/FAM156B-like isoform X4 has protein sequence MDPVQKCNSTLTPESSPMISEETSREVTVASPPSFSELLMMGLGDLKTGVGTKHPAPLPEGLLQQRYRDEKTLQERRWERSASPQRKRTLLGHMRRRHLDHVAPYRVERKARISSLGDRDQNRFRCECRYCQSHRPSVSGMPAERKGAPHPSSWDTLVQGLSGLTLSLGTSRPGLLPDGVLQQQEREEKLQREIQQESKRMFQRLLKQWLKEN, from the coding sequence ATGGATCCAGTCCAGAAATGTAACTCCACGTTGACCCCTGAATCTTCCCCAATGATCTCTGAAGAGACTTCCCGAGAAGTCACAGtagcctcccctccttccttctcagaaCTGCTGATGATGGGCCTCGGTGACCTCAAAACCGGTGTGGGCACAAAACACCCTGCCCCTCTGCCAGAGGGGCTGCTCCAGCAGCGGTACAGGGATGAGAAAACCCTCCAAGAGAGGCGGTGGGAAAGGTCAGCGTCCCCTCAGAGGAAGAGAACCCTTCTGGGGCACATGAGACGGCGACACCTCGATCACGTGGCACCTTACCGGGTCGAGAGGAAGGCCAGGATCTCTTCCTTGGGGGACAGAGATCAGAACAGATTCAGATGTGAATGTCGATACTGCCAGAGCCACAGGCCCAGTGTCTCTGGGATGCCTGCAGAGAGGAAAGGGGCCCCGCATCCTTCCTCCTGGGACACACTGGTGCAGGGCCTCAGTGGCTTGACCCTCAGCCTGGGGACCAGCCGGCCCGGCCTTCTGCCCGATGGGGTGCTCCAACagcaggaaagagaggagaaactCCAACGGGAGATACAGCAGGAAAGCAAAAGAATGTTCCAGAGGCTCCTAAAGCAGTGGTtgaaagaaaactga
- the LOC122897647 gene encoding protein FAM156A/FAM156B-like isoform X2, protein MKGLPQPKDQVALCDHRLHLSMDPVQKCNSTLTPESSPMISEETSREVTVASPPSFSELLMMGLGDLKTGVGTKHPAPLPEGLLQQRYRDEKTLQERRWERSASPQRKRTLLGHMRRRHLDHVAPYRVERKARISSLGDRDQNRFRCECRYCQSHRPSVSGMPAERKGAPHPSSWDTLVQGLSGLTLSLGTSRPGLLPDGVLQQQEREEKLQREIQQESKRMFQRLLKQWLKEN, encoded by the coding sequence ACCCAAGGACCAGGTGGCGCTGTGTGATCACCGACTACACCTCTCCATGGATCCAGTCCAGAAATGTAACTCCACGTTGACCCCTGAATCTTCCCCAATGATCTCTGAAGAGACTTCCCGAGAAGTCACAGtagcctcccctccttccttctcagaaCTGCTGATGATGGGCCTCGGTGACCTCAAAACCGGTGTGGGCACAAAACACCCTGCCCCTCTGCCAGAGGGGCTGCTCCAGCAGCGGTACAGGGATGAGAAAACCCTCCAAGAGAGGCGGTGGGAAAGGTCAGCGTCCCCTCAGAGGAAGAGAACCCTTCTGGGGCACATGAGACGGCGACACCTCGATCACGTGGCACCTTACCGGGTCGAGAGGAAGGCCAGGATCTCTTCCTTGGGGGACAGAGATCAGAACAGATTCAGATGTGAATGTCGATACTGCCAGAGCCACAGGCCCAGTGTCTCTGGGATGCCTGCAGAGAGGAAAGGGGCCCCGCATCCTTCCTCCTGGGACACACTGGTGCAGGGCCTCAGTGGCTTGACCCTCAGCCTGGGGACCAGCCGGCCCGGCCTTCTGCCCGATGGGGTGCTCCAACagcaggaaagagaggagaaactCCAACGGGAGATACAGCAGGAAAGCAAAAGAATGTTCCAGAGGCTCCTAAAGCAGTGGTtgaaagaaaactga